Proteins co-encoded in one Ruegeria pomeroyi DSS-3 genomic window:
- a CDS encoding TRAP transporter small permease subunit: MEKEGVWLGRFRAPIYVAMLASMAVTGLVFLGLVLGRLFFEDAYGMHEMIRPSGRPLVWLMLLSLAMSVFCASLYLSDIRGAIEEEANGFFDILSLVTSRAAMIMIAFVVLVMFYEVVSRYVFSRPTLWANELSLWIASFVFLFAGQYAMQQRSHIRIYVIYDIMPRWAQKTSDVVSVLLIVVFTFALVWGNYADAERRFLRMETFGTAWDPPIPGIVKPAVLIIIVLVALQAISNLIADWHKAPEHHSPLDDIDETEIEHIRKTLEK; encoded by the coding sequence ATGGAGAAGGAAGGCGTTTGGCTGGGCCGGTTTCGCGCCCCGATATACGTCGCGATGCTGGCCAGTATGGCGGTGACCGGCCTGGTTTTTCTGGGGCTGGTCCTTGGCAGGCTGTTCTTTGAAGATGCCTATGGCATGCACGAGATGATCCGACCCTCGGGGCGTCCGCTGGTCTGGCTGATGCTGCTCAGCCTGGCTATGTCGGTCTTCTGCGCGTCGCTGTACCTGTCCGATATTCGCGGCGCCATCGAGGAAGAGGCCAACGGGTTCTTCGACATCCTGTCGCTTGTGACCTCGCGCGCCGCGATGATCATGATCGCCTTTGTGGTGCTTGTGATGTTCTACGAGGTGGTCTCGCGCTACGTGTTTTCGCGCCCGACGCTTTGGGCCAACGAGCTGTCGCTGTGGATCGCAAGCTTCGTTTTCCTGTTTGCCGGCCAATATGCCATGCAGCAGCGCAGCCATATCCGCATCTACGTGATCTATGACATCATGCCCCGCTGGGCGCAGAAGACATCCGACGTGGTCTCGGTTCTGCTGATCGTTGTCTTCACCTTTGCCCTGGTCTGGGGCAATTACGCCGATGCCGAACGCCGCTTCTTGCGGATGGAGACCTTTGGCACCGCCTGGGACCCGCCCATTCCGGGCATCGTCAAACCGGCGGTTCTGATCATCATCGTGCTGGTGGCCTTGCAGGCTATCTCGAATCTGATCGCCGATTGGCACAAGGCACCCGAACATCACTCGCCTCTCGACGACATCGACGAGACAGAAATCGAACACATCCGCAAGACGCTGGAGAAGTGA
- a CDS encoding TRAP transporter substrate-binding protein, producing MSLKFIYVAAGAAALAATTALADPVTLRVQTHYATEHPTGKQLAIWADDVQTMSGGDITIEMFYSSSVVATTETFDAAINGILDCDATGGAYQTGKNPAFQFVGDIMGGYDTPWQQYSWLYFGDGYAAAQELYNAQNMQLIGWAIYGQESLSSSKPIRGFEDLKGWKFRSPPGMETEIFEKLGASPIVMDFTEIFTALETGIIDGADASGLYNNVGLGLYDIVKHATYPGFHSMPSDHLACNLDVWNGLTDQQRRIVDTAWQKLGFQIALSNELNNNAAAAKLRAEGVTLHNWSAEDRAEFRKAAQAAWDDWGTRSPEAGALLASHKSYLTQLGLLN from the coding sequence ATGAGCCTAAAATTCATCTACGTAGCGGCAGGCGCAGCAGCCCTGGCGGCAACAACTGCGTTGGCCGATCCGGTCACGCTGCGGGTGCAGACGCACTATGCGACCGAGCACCCGACCGGAAAGCAGCTGGCGATCTGGGCTGACGACGTTCAGACCATGTCGGGGGGCGATATCACGATCGAGATGTTCTATTCCTCCTCGGTTGTGGCGACGACGGAAACCTTTGATGCTGCAATCAACGGCATCCTGGATTGCGATGCCACCGGTGGTGCTTATCAGACCGGCAAGAACCCGGCGTTCCAGTTCGTCGGCGATATCATGGGGGGCTACGATACCCCGTGGCAGCAGTATTCGTGGCTCTATTTCGGTGACGGCTATGCCGCCGCTCAAGAGCTGTACAATGCCCAGAACATGCAGTTGATCGGCTGGGCCATCTACGGCCAGGAATCGTTGTCTTCGTCCAAGCCAATCCGCGGCTTCGAAGACCTGAAGGGCTGGAAGTTCCGCTCGCCCCCGGGCATGGAAACCGAGATCTTCGAGAAACTCGGCGCCTCGCCCATCGTCATGGATTTCACCGAAATCTTCACCGCGCTTGAAACCGGGATCATCGACGGCGCCGACGCCTCGGGCCTTTACAACAACGTGGGCCTGGGCCTGTACGACATCGTCAAACACGCCACTTATCCGGGCTTCCACTCGATGCCGTCGGATCACCTGGCCTGCAATCTGGATGTCTGGAACGGCCTGACCGACCAGCAGCGCCGCATCGTTGACACCGCGTGGCAGAAGCTGGGCTTCCAGATCGCCCTGTCCAACGAGCTGAACAACAACGCCGCGGCTGCGAAACTGCGCGCCGAAGGCGTGACGCTGCACAACTGGTCCGCAGAAGACCGTGCAGAGTTCCGCAAGGCCGCTCAGGCCGCCTGGGACGACTGGGGCACCCGTTCGCCCGAGGCCGGCGCCCTTCTGGCGAGCCACAAGTCCTATCTCACACAGCTGGGCCTGCTGAACTGA
- a CDS encoding GntR family transcriptional regulator: MTEEILAESIALRLRRDILRGKLVPGTSIKERDNAAEMGVSRTPMREAIRILANEGLVQLRPSRSPIVTQLSLNEVVSFIEVLSALEMLAVTLACERATKIDIAHVRGAERKLATQYDRIDQVERFELDMDFHIALTRASHNQALSDTHMSYLRRLWYARFQSARNRHTKDRVLQQHAALVDAIERRDPTMAQTELSSHLENLRINVHAYFERAEREQLQLKNSA; the protein is encoded by the coding sequence ATGACTGAAGAAATCCTTGCCGAAAGCATCGCTCTGCGCCTGCGCAGAGATATCCTGCGGGGCAAGCTTGTACCGGGGACGTCCATCAAGGAACGCGACAACGCCGCCGAGATGGGGGTCAGCCGTACACCGATGCGCGAGGCGATTCGCATTCTCGCCAACGAGGGGCTCGTACAGCTGCGGCCCTCGCGAAGCCCGATCGTAACCCAGCTGAGCCTGAATGAAGTGGTGAGTTTCATCGAGGTTCTGAGCGCTCTTGAAATGTTGGCGGTTACCCTGGCCTGCGAACGCGCCACCAAGATCGATATCGCCCATGTCCGCGGGGCGGAACGCAAGCTGGCGACCCAATATGACAGGATCGACCAGGTCGAACGGTTCGAGTTGGACATGGATTTCCATATCGCCCTCACCCGCGCCTCGCATAACCAGGCGCTGTCCGACACCCATATGAGCTATCTTCGCAGGCTCTGGTATGCCCGCTTCCAGTCGGCCCGAAACCGCCACACCAAGGACCGCGTCCTGCAACAGCACGCCGCTCTGGTCGATGCGATCGAACGGCGCGATCCCACCATGGCCCAGACGGAGCTGTCCAGCCATCTCGAGAACCTGCGGATCAACGTCCATGCCTATTTCGAACGCGCCGAGCGCGAACAACTGCAACTGAAAAACTCTGCCTGA
- a CDS encoding fumarylacetoacetate hydrolase family protein: MKLLRFGPAGAEKTGMLDADGNVRDLSAHVPDLSGAAVSIEALDALRAIDPATLPLVADPGRIGACLSSVPNFFCIGLNYAKHAAETGATPPSEPILFSKTTSCLSGPNDPVIIPRNSVKTDWEVELGVIIGRSALYVDEADALDYVAGYCTINDVSERAFQAEMGGQWIKGKSAPSFGPIGPWLVTADEVPDPQALDLRLSLNGKVVQDSNTDDMIFSVAQIVSYMSRFMQLQPGDIIATGTPSGVGLGMKPPLFLKPGDTMELSVQGLGSQRQVAVAAD, from the coding sequence ATGAAGCTCCTCCGTTTCGGCCCCGCTGGCGCCGAGAAAACCGGCATGCTCGACGCCGATGGCAATGTGCGCGACCTGTCGGCCCATGTGCCCGACCTGTCCGGCGCCGCAGTGTCGATCGAGGCATTGGACGCCCTGCGCGCGATCGACCCGGCCACCCTGCCGCTGGTCGCGGATCCGGGCCGGATCGGCGCCTGCCTGTCATCGGTGCCGAACTTCTTCTGCATCGGGTTGAACTATGCCAAACATGCCGCCGAAACCGGCGCGACCCCGCCGTCGGAACCGATCCTGTTTTCCAAGACCACGTCCTGCCTGTCTGGCCCGAACGATCCGGTCATCATCCCACGCAATTCGGTAAAGACCGACTGGGAGGTGGAGCTGGGCGTCATCATCGGCCGCAGCGCGCTTTATGTGGACGAGGCCGACGCGCTGGATTACGTGGCGGGCTATTGCACCATCAACGATGTTTCCGAACGCGCCTTTCAGGCGGAAATGGGCGGCCAGTGGATCAAGGGGAAATCGGCGCCCAGCTTTGGCCCCATCGGCCCCTGGCTGGTGACCGCCGACGAAGTGCCCGATCCGCAGGCGCTGGACCTGCGCCTGTCGCTCAACGGCAAGGTGGTGCAGGATTCCAATACCGACGACATGATCTTCTCGGTTGCCCAGATCGTCTCGTACATGAGCCGGTTCATGCAGCTGCAGCCGGGTGATATCATCGCCACCGGCACTCCCTCGGGTGTCGGGCTGGGAATGAAGCCGCCCCTTTTCCTGAAACCCGGCGACACCATGGAACTGTCTGTGCAGGGCCTGGGCAGCCAGCGTCAGGTCGCGGTGGCCGCGGACTAG
- a CDS encoding GcvT family protein, whose amino-acid sequence MTASLPDKARVVIIGGGIMGCSVAYHLAKSGWSDVVLLERKTLTSGTTWHAAGLVGQLQGSHATTAFASYGVELLQEIERETGQNPGFRQSGSISIAVNEERLAELKRKADFARLFGVEAHYMQTAEIAERWPLMNAEGVLGGIHMPSDGSANPVDLTQALARGARKYGATIRENVKVEKVLTANGRVTGVRSDHGTIMADFVVNCGGMWARDLGRQNGVGVPLHACEHYYLVTEPILDLPADLPVLRSYCDGTYWKEDAGKLLFGFAHFHAKAWATGGIPDSFEFDSLPFVEDDVIEVLDLAMNRVPILQETGIRTFFNGPESYSHDGRFTLGEAPDLKGYFVLAGVNSTGIQSGSGAGRAVADWIMTGHPPMDLSEMDPARIEEWQARDPYLRDRCPETLVLTYAMHWPGRQRQSARGLRRTPFYHVMKAHGAAYGEVQGWERPGWFAPGGETPVYDHSFYRPGWFDHAQAEQRAVRGAAGLIDYSMLGKLMVEGRDAEAFLQRACTNDMALPVGRVAYTLMLNDHGGIESDVTVARHGPDSFMVMSAISHTRRDRDHLRNLIRPDEDVRLRDATSAYAVLSLCGPKSRQILADVADIDLSDAAFPFNSLARFHIGHAPVFAQRLSYTGDLGWEIFVTPDFAEHVFDVLMASGAPQGLRLVGGEALNALRIEAGFAHWGHDMAYTEAPHQVGLGFVCKPDKAVPFIGRDACLARKAAGKGPFLCSIRLTEGTPLLHHNEPVLQGGAVVGFVTSGAFSAAAGSAIGLCMVSPPEGGGRRDLETGAYSVLVEGREVPARLSLRALWPLAEDG is encoded by the coding sequence ATGACAGCTTCGCTTCCCGACAAGGCCCGCGTCGTCATCATCGGCGGCGGCATCATGGGCTGCTCGGTGGCCTATCATCTGGCCAAGAGCGGCTGGAGCGATGTTGTGCTGCTGGAACGCAAGACGCTGACCAGCGGCACCACCTGGCACGCGGCGGGGCTGGTCGGGCAATTGCAGGGCAGTCATGCCACCACCGCCTTTGCCAGTTACGGTGTCGAGCTGTTGCAGGAGATCGAGAGGGAAACCGGCCAGAATCCGGGGTTTCGGCAATCTGGCTCGATCTCGATCGCGGTGAACGAGGAACGCCTGGCCGAGCTGAAACGCAAGGCCGATTTTGCGCGCCTGTTCGGGGTCGAGGCGCATTACATGCAGACCGCCGAGATCGCCGAACGCTGGCCGCTGATGAATGCCGAGGGCGTGCTGGGCGGCATCCACATGCCTTCGGACGGGTCGGCCAACCCGGTCGATCTGACCCAGGCGCTGGCCCGGGGCGCGCGCAAATACGGCGCTACGATCCGCGAGAACGTGAAGGTCGAAAAGGTGCTGACCGCCAATGGTCGCGTGACCGGGGTGCGCAGCGATCACGGCACCATCATGGCCGATTTCGTGGTCAACTGCGGCGGCATGTGGGCGCGTGATCTGGGCCGCCAGAACGGTGTCGGCGTGCCGCTCCATGCCTGCGAGCACTATTATCTGGTCACCGAGCCGATCCTGGACCTGCCTGCCGACTTGCCGGTGCTGCGCTCGTATTGCGATGGCACCTATTGGAAAGAGGATGCGGGCAAGCTGCTGTTCGGTTTCGCCCATTTCCACGCCAAGGCCTGGGCCACCGGCGGCATCCCCGACAGTTTCGAATTCGACAGCCTGCCCTTTGTCGAAGACGACGTGATCGAGGTGCTGGACCTGGCCATGAACCGGGTGCCCATCCTGCAAGAGACCGGCATCCGCACCTTCTTCAACGGCCCGGAAAGCTATTCCCATGATGGCCGCTTCACCCTGGGCGAAGCCCCTGATCTGAAGGGGTATTTCGTGCTGGCAGGGGTCAACTCGACCGGCATCCAGTCAGGGTCGGGCGCGGGCCGGGCGGTGGCCGACTGGATCATGACCGGCCATCCCCCCATGGACCTGTCCGAAATGGACCCGGCCCGGATCGAGGAGTGGCAGGCGCGTGACCCCTATCTGCGCGACCGCTGCCCGGAAACGCTGGTTCTGACCTATGCGATGCACTGGCCCGGACGGCAGCGGCAATCCGCGCGGGGCCTGCGCCGCACGCCTTTCTACCACGTGATGAAGGCGCATGGCGCCGCTTACGGCGAGGTGCAGGGCTGGGAGCGCCCGGGATGGTTTGCCCCCGGTGGCGAAACGCCCGTCTATGACCATTCGTTCTATCGCCCCGGCTGGTTCGACCATGCCCAGGCCGAACAGCGCGCGGTGCGCGGCGCGGCGGGGCTGATCGACTATTCCATGCTGGGCAAGCTGATGGTCGAGGGGCGCGACGCCGAGGCGTTTCTGCAACGCGCCTGCACCAACGACATGGCCCTGCCGGTGGGACGGGTGGCCTATACGCTGATGCTGAACGACCATGGCGGCATCGAAAGCGATGTGACCGTGGCCCGCCATGGCCCCGACAGTTTCATGGTGATGAGTGCGATCTCGCATACTCGGCGCGACCGCGACCACCTGCGCAACCTGATCCGGCCCGACGAGGATGTGCGGCTGCGCGATGCCACCAGCGCCTATGCGGTCCTGTCGCTTTGCGGGCCGAAATCGCGCCAGATTCTGGCCGACGTGGCGGATATCGACCTTTCCGATGCCGCGTTCCCGTTCAACAGCCTCGCCCGGTTCCATATCGGCCATGCCCCTGTCTTTGCCCAGCGGCTGTCCTATACCGGCGATCTGGGGTGGGAGATTTTCGTCACCCCCGATTTCGCCGAACATGTGTTCGACGTGCTGATGGCGAGCGGCGCGCCGCAGGGGTTGCGGCTGGTCGGCGGCGAGGCACTGAACGCGCTGCGGATCGAGGCTGGGTTTGCCCATTGGGGCCATGACATGGCCTATACCGAGGCGCCGCATCAGGTGGGGCTGGGTTTTGTCTGCAAGCCGGACAAGGCGGTCCCCTTTATCGGCCGCGACGCCTGTCTGGCACGCAAGGCCGCTGGCAAGGGTCCGTTCCTCTGCTCGATCCGGCTGACCGAGGGCACGCCGCTGTTGCATCATAACGAACCGGTGCTGCAGGGCGGGGCGGTCGTCGGCTTTGTCACCAGCGGAGCCTTTAGTGCCGCGGCCGGCTCCGCAATTGGCCTGTGCATGGTGTCACCGCCCGAGGGTGGAGGACGGCGCGATCTGGAAACCGGCGCCTATTCGGTGCTGGTCGAAGGGCGGGAGGTTCCAGCCCGCCTTAGCCTGCGCGCCCTCTGGCCCCTGGCCGAAGACGGGTAA
- a CDS encoding maleate cis-trans isomerase family protein encodes MQNAASSPPSVIETLAFETDAGLGQRARIGLIVLQTDQTIEHEFAHLFGGEGVALYHARIPNAMEVSPETLRQMQVDLPRTAALLPASFDFDAIGYACTSGATMIGEARVDEMIRAEHPGARTSNPITACKAALSALGLRRIALLTPYPPEVTLEMQANLRAAGFQTAAVASFNQSDDFTVARISAQSILDAAVTIGARDEVEGVFVSCTSLRALDVIAEAEARLGKPVIASNQVLAWHLMRLAGLDGAPEGAGRLFAAG; translated from the coding sequence ATGCAAAACGCCGCGTCCTCCCCTCCGTCGGTCATCGAAACGCTTGCCTTCGAAACCGATGCCGGACTTGGCCAGCGGGCCCGGATCGGCCTGATTGTCCTGCAGACCGATCAGACCATCGAACACGAGTTCGCCCACCTGTTCGGGGGGGAGGGCGTGGCGCTTTATCATGCGCGGATCCCCAACGCGATGGAGGTCTCGCCCGAGACCCTGCGCCAGATGCAGGTCGATCTGCCGCGCACGGCGGCGCTGTTGCCTGCCTCCTTTGACTTTGACGCCATCGGCTATGCCTGCACCTCGGGTGCCACGATGATCGGCGAGGCGCGGGTGGACGAGATGATCCGCGCCGAGCACCCCGGCGCCCGCACCTCGAACCCGATCACCGCCTGCAAGGCGGCGCTGTCGGCGCTGGGTCTACGCCGCATCGCGCTGCTGACACCCTATCCGCCCGAGGTGACGCTGGAAATGCAGGCCAATCTGCGCGCCGCCGGGTTCCAGACCGCCGCTGTCGCCTCGTTCAACCAGTCCGACGATTTCACCGTCGCCCGGATCTCGGCGCAGAGCATCCTTGACGCCGCCGTGACCATCGGCGCGCGTGACGAGGTGGAGGGTGTGTTCGTCTCCTGCACCAGCCTGCGCGCACTCGACGTGATCGCCGAGGCCGAGGCGCGGCTTGGCAAGCCGGTGATCGCCTCGAACCAGGTTCTGGCCTGGCATCTGATGCGGCTGGCGGGCCTTGACGGCGCGCCAGAGGGCGCCGGCCGGCTGTTCGCGGCCGGCTGA
- a CDS encoding phytanoyl-CoA dioxygenase family protein, protein MGLLSQEQKDAFWRDGVLVVEDAVSPGELAALRAEFAGWVEESRARTEDYGETLDGRARFDLQPGHCADKPALRRVQSPEEVSEVFADTMRKARTVDYCAELIGPGVRFHHGKVNSKLPGSATQVKWHQDFPFEPMTNDDMITCLLFIDDVTLENGPLEVIPGSHKGPIHSHWHNGVFTGAVDDEIVEAQRDRIVKCTGKAGSVCLMHASLLHGSAPNLSDQPRTLYITTYYAEDAIELSPNHLPSRFTHELVRGEASGRVRCTAYQMELPAVPKGTSFFAQQEGSDGAGAGAMM, encoded by the coding sequence ATGGGACTGTTGTCACAGGAACAAAAGGACGCGTTCTGGCGCGACGGCGTGCTGGTCGTCGAAGATGCGGTTTCTCCAGGTGAACTGGCCGCGCTCAGGGCCGAGTTCGCGGGTTGGGTTGAGGAAAGCCGCGCGCGCACCGAGGATTACGGCGAAACGCTGGACGGTCGGGCGCGGTTCGATCTGCAACCGGGCCACTGCGCCGACAAGCCCGCCCTGCGCCGGGTGCAGTCGCCCGAAGAGGTCTCGGAGGTCTTTGCCGACACCATGCGCAAGGCCCGCACGGTGGACTACTGCGCCGAGCTGATCGGGCCCGGCGTGCGCTTTCATCATGGCAAGGTGAACTCGAAACTGCCGGGATCGGCGACCCAGGTGAAATGGCACCAGGATTTCCCGTTCGAGCCGATGACCAATGACGACATGATCACCTGCCTCTTGTTCATCGACGATGTGACGCTGGAAAACGGTCCGCTTGAGGTGATCCCGGGCAGCCACAAGGGGCCGATCCATTCGCATTGGCACAACGGTGTGTTCACCGGCGCGGTCGATGACGAGATCGTCGAGGCCCAGCGCGACAGGATCGTCAAATGCACCGGCAAGGCGGGGTCCGTCTGCCTGATGCATGCCAGTCTGCTGCATGGCTCGGCGCCGAACCTGTCGGACCAGCCGCGCACGCTCTACATCACCACCTATTATGCCGAGGACGCGATCGAGCTGAGCCCCAACCACCTGCCCAGCCGGTTCACCCATGAACTGGTGCGCGGCGAGGCCTCGGGCCGGGTGCGCTGCACGGCCTATCAGATGGAACTGCCGGCGGTGCCCAAGGGGACGTCCTTCTTTGCCCAGCAAGAGGGGTCGGATGGCGCCGGCGCCGGGGCGATGATGTAG
- a CDS encoding GntR family transcriptional regulator, with product MNDATPDQLRTGPSRETPRFQQIVQDIKRRIADGSLSEHAALPSERRIAEETGISRMTARRALDALEAEGLVYSADRRGRFVSPKRVSYDVSNLVSFVADAESRGTALGIEVIRAQEGKADPALAARLELEPGAAIHEYTRLFRQDGHAIFVETEYVDARRCPDFLSHDLHQSTTRLLESQYDLVARTGDIVIRMRGAHPEETHLLGLAQSQSGIELTQVIRDASGRPFCFGRQFWRGEMAEFSARAIVGGSIHG from the coding sequence ATGAACGACGCAACACCCGATCAGCTCCGGACAGGACCATCGCGCGAAACGCCGCGATTTCAGCAGATCGTTCAGGACATCAAGCGGCGGATCGCCGATGGCAGCCTGTCGGAACATGCCGCCCTGCCTTCGGAACGGCGCATCGCCGAAGAGACCGGTATCAGCCGGATGACCGCGCGGCGCGCGCTTGATGCGCTCGAGGCCGAGGGGCTGGTCTATAGCGCGGACCGGCGCGGGCGCTTCGTCTCGCCCAAGCGGGTCAGCTATGATGTCTCGAACCTGGTCAGCTTCGTGGCCGACGCTGAAAGCCGGGGCACCGCGCTGGGGATCGAGGTGATCCGGGCACAGGAGGGCAAGGCCGATCCCGCCCTGGCGGCGCGGCTGGAGCTGGAACCGGGTGCTGCGATCCATGAATACACCCGCCTGTTCCGCCAGGACGGGCACGCGATCTTTGTCGAGACCGAATATGTGGATGCCAGACGGTGCCCCGATTTCCTGTCTCACGACCTGCATCAATCGACCACCCGCCTGCTCGAGTCGCAATACGACCTGGTGGCGCGTACCGGGGATATCGTGATCCGGATGCGCGGCGCCCATCCCGAAGAGACGCATTTGCTGGGACTGGCACAAAGCCAGTCGGGGATCGAGCTGACACAGGTGATCCGGGACGCATCCGGGCGCCCCTTCTGTTTTGGCCGCCAGTTCTGGCGCGGCGAAATGGCGGAGTTTTCCGCCCGGGCCATCGTTGGAGGATCTATCCATGGCTGA
- a CDS encoding M24 family metallopeptidase, with product MADSPMRGFTPAEFQARTTRAQERMAAQGLDGLLLMSEPDLRYFSGFHTLFWQSPTRPWFLFVPASGKPIAVIPEIGAELMRRGWLDDVRTWPAPRPEDDGISLLTELLSPLAARGARLGVMKGHETLLRMPLGDWERLLAALPGLEIADATGLVQGLRMVKTPAEIEKLAHICAIGSATFEAVPQFVSEGMPLDAVFREFRRTAIGLGADDAPYVVGAADQGGYADVISPPTQQPLRAGDVLMLDTGCTWDGYFCDFDRNWAIGQADDAARRAYDVLWRATQAGIDAARPGATCRDLFQAMSAVIAELDDSGGDIGRLGHGLGMQLTEQPSHAAFDTTVLQENMVLTIEPSLSYGDGLMMVHEENIVVTDGTARLLSTRAATELAILR from the coding sequence ATGGCTGACAGTCCCATGCGCGGATTTACCCCCGCGGAATTTCAGGCCCGCACGACACGGGCGCAGGAGAGAATGGCCGCCCAGGGGCTGGACGGCCTGCTGCTGATGAGCGAGCCGGACCTGCGCTATTTCAGCGGTTTTCACACGCTGTTCTGGCAAAGCCCGACCCGGCCCTGGTTCCTCTTCGTGCCCGCCAGCGGCAAACCGATCGCGGTGATCCCCGAGATCGGCGCCGAGCTGATGCGGCGCGGCTGGCTTGACGATGTGCGCACCTGGCCCGCGCCACGACCCGAAGATGACGGGATCAGCCTGCTGACCGAGCTGCTGTCACCGCTGGCCGCGCGCGGCGCGCGGTTGGGCGTGATGAAGGGGCACGAGACGCTGCTCAGAATGCCGCTGGGCGATTGGGAACGCCTGCTGGCCGCCCTGCCCGGTCTTGAGATCGCCGACGCCACCGGCCTGGTGCAGGGGCTGCGCATGGTCAAGACCCCGGCCGAGATCGAGAAGCTGGCGCATATCTGCGCCATCGGCTCGGCCACGTTCGAAGCGGTGCCACAGTTCGTGTCCGAGGGGATGCCGCTGGACGCCGTGTTCCGCGAGTTCCGCCGCACCGCCATCGGGCTGGGCGCGGATGACGCGCCCTATGTGGTCGGGGCCGCCGATCAGGGTGGCTATGCGGATGTGATCTCGCCCCCGACGCAGCAGCCGCTGCGGGCGGGCGATGTGCTGATGCTGGACACAGGCTGCACCTGGGACGGGTATTTCTGCGATTTCGACCGCAACTGGGCGATTGGGCAGGCCGATGATGCCGCGCGGCGGGCCTATGACGTGCTGTGGCGCGCAACTCAGGCCGGCATCGACGCCGCCCGCCCCGGCGCCACCTGCCGCGACCTGTTCCAGGCCATGTCCGCGGTCATCGCCGAGCTGGATGACAGCGGCGGCGATATCGGCCGGCTGGGCCACGGGCTGGGCATGCAGCTGACCGAACAACCCTCGCACGCGGCCTTCGATACCACCGTGCTGCAGGAAAACATGGTGCTGACCATCGAACCCTCGCTCAGCTATGGCGACGGCCTGATGATGGTGCACGAAGAGAACATCGTGGTGACCGATGGCACCGCGCGCCTGCTGAGCACCCGAGCGGCCACCGAACTGGCAATCTTGCGGTGA
- a CDS encoding ABC transporter substrate-binding protein, whose protein sequence is MTSASAAWAECGEVSLTEMNWPSSQIITHTAKFLMEQGYGCTVELVPSATVTSVASLAENGEPDIVTELWLNSAGEAYLKLEAEGKVERLAEVFNPGGLEGWWIPTYLAEANPELTTVAGILANPDLVGGRFNNCPVGWGCRIVNDNLITALGMRDKMEIFDHGSGETLATSIAAAYEDKTPWFGYYWAPTAVLGKYPMTQISIGDIDMDVHLANQSAENANPGVSDFPPAPVLTVATSALTERAPDVADLMRNVSFDIEVMNAVLAWKDDNGASAEEAAVYFLSNNSDVWAGWVNDAAREKLAALIK, encoded by the coding sequence ATGACCTCGGCATCGGCGGCTTGGGCCGAATGCGGCGAGGTCTCGCTGACCGAGATGAACTGGCCCTCGTCCCAGATCATCACCCATACCGCCAAGTTCCTGATGGAACAGGGCTATGGCTGCACGGTCGAACTGGTGCCCTCGGCCACCGTGACCTCGGTCGCCTCGCTTGCCGAGAACGGCGAGCCCGACATCGTGACCGAGCTTTGGCTGAACTCGGCCGGCGAGGCCTATCTCAAGCTCGAAGCCGAAGGCAAGGTCGAGCGTCTGGCCGAGGTGTTCAATCCCGGTGGCCTCGAAGGCTGGTGGATTCCCACGTATCTGGCCGAGGCGAATCCCGAGCTGACAACCGTTGCCGGCATCCTGGCCAACCCCGATCTGGTCGGCGGCCGGTTCAACAACTGCCCGGTGGGCTGGGGCTGCCGGATTGTCAACGACAACCTGATCACCGCGCTGGGCATGCGCGACAAGATGGAAATCTTCGACCACGGTTCGGGTGAAACGCTGGCCACCTCGATCGCGGCGGCCTACGAGGACAAGACCCCCTGGTTCGGCTATTACTGGGCGCCCACCGCGGTTCTGGGCAAATACCCGATGACCCAGATCTCGATCGGCGATATCGACATGGATGTGCACCTGGCCAACCAGTCGGCCGAAAATGCCAATCCGGGCGTGTCCGACTTTCCGCCGGCGCCGGTGCTGACCGTCGCGACCTCGGCCCTGACCGAACGGGCGCCTGACGTGGCCGACCTGATGCGCAATGTCAGCTTTGACATCGAGGTCATGAACGCCGTTCTGGCCTGGAAAGACGACAATGGCGCCTCGGCAGAAGAGGCGGCGGTCTATTTCCTGAGCAACAATTCGGACGTCTGGGCAGGCTGGGTCAATGACGCCGCCCGCGAGAAGCTGGCCGCCCTGATCAAGTAA